A single genomic interval of Jatrophihabitans endophyticus harbors:
- a CDS encoding phospholipase D-like domain-containing protein yields the protein MPEYFPAPSADCPTFDGDTEWAPIVDGVAYFAELDEVLTGLERGDEVLIAGLELDADLDLTGRPHGADGRTTLVDRLVAAGAAGVDVRILLAGKLSAFVLPLPGLANFRANAALCHRVNGSPGLAGHALVDYSGPLLGSNHQKTVVVTRRGEVTAFVGGIDLVQERFDHEPHTTLRLKGDRWGWHDTAVRLRGPAAARAHDVFLRRWHEAAGLPTRAWVRRSVNPPAAPTPAAAGDQKPVAADHTSVRVLRSISNRKLDSVLPWRRVRWDALPPTGVQEIFETLTAAIAAARRYVYIEDQYLAEYTAGAQRRFELYPYLRDAAARGVKVVLVGSGTRDPDDPGLNLRPINSSVNRDIRSKILRRLDPERRGNVAVYRVEHVTMHSKLTLIDDVFANIGSANLFSRSMSGVDAEISAAVETSTPAVRDLRVRVWAEHLRAPLSAELAAELGDLDLALGIWDPAWLPADRPATTWRTTGEPASFAPVETVLRRVDTR from the coding sequence GTGCCGGAGTACTTCCCCGCCCCGTCGGCCGACTGCCCGACCTTCGACGGCGACACCGAGTGGGCACCCATCGTCGACGGCGTCGCCTACTTCGCCGAGCTCGACGAGGTCCTGACCGGCCTCGAGCGCGGTGACGAGGTCCTGATCGCCGGGCTCGAGCTCGACGCCGATCTCGACCTGACGGGGCGACCGCACGGCGCGGACGGGCGCACCACGCTCGTCGACCGCCTCGTCGCGGCCGGGGCGGCCGGGGTCGACGTCCGCATCCTGCTCGCCGGCAAGCTGTCGGCCTTCGTGCTCCCCCTCCCGGGCCTCGCGAACTTCCGGGCCAACGCCGCGCTCTGCCACCGGGTCAACGGGTCCCCCGGGCTGGCCGGGCACGCGCTGGTCGACTACTCCGGCCCGCTCCTCGGGTCCAACCACCAGAAGACGGTCGTGGTGACGCGCCGCGGCGAGGTGACGGCCTTCGTGGGGGGGATCGACCTCGTCCAGGAGCGCTTCGACCACGAGCCGCACACCACCCTGCGTCTGAAGGGCGACCGGTGGGGCTGGCACGACACCGCGGTCCGGCTGCGCGGGCCGGCGGCGGCGCGTGCGCACGACGTGTTCCTGCGCCGCTGGCACGAGGCGGCCGGCCTGCCGACCCGGGCATGGGTCCGCCGGTCGGTGAACCCACCCGCGGCCCCGACGCCCGCCGCCGCCGGCGACCAGAAGCCGGTCGCCGCCGACCACACCTCGGTGCGGGTGCTGCGCTCGATCTCGAACCGCAAGCTGGACTCGGTCCTGCCGTGGCGGCGGGTGCGGTGGGACGCCCTGCCGCCGACGGGCGTGCAGGAGATCTTCGAGACGCTGACGGCGGCGATCGCGGCCGCGCGCCGCTACGTCTACATCGAGGACCAGTACCTCGCCGAGTACACCGCCGGCGCGCAGCGCCGCTTCGAGCTCTATCCCTACCTGCGCGATGCCGCTGCCCGTGGTGTCAAGGTCGTGCTCGTCGGGTCGGGCACCCGCGATCCCGACGACCCGGGCCTGAACCTGCGGCCCATCAACTCCTCGGTGAACCGCGACATCCGCAGCAAGATCCTCAGACGGCTCGACCCCGAGCGGCGCGGGAACGTCGCCGTCTACCGCGTCGAGCACGTCACCATGCACAGCAAGCTCACGCTGATCGACGACGTCTTCGCCAACATCGGATCGGCCAACCTGTTCAGCCGGTCGATGTCCGGTGTGGACGCCGAGATCAGCGCCGCCGTCGAGACGTCGACGCCGGCCGTGCGCGACCTGCGGGTCCGGGTGTGGGCCGAGCACCTGCGGGCGCCGCTGTCCGCCGAGCTCGCGGCCGAGCTGGGCGATCTCGACCTCGCGCTCGGCATCTGGGACCCCGCCTGGCTGCCCGCCGACCGCCCGGCCACCACCTGGCGCACCACCGGCGAACCGGCCTCCTTCGCCCCCGTCGAGACGGTCCTGCGGCGCGTCGACACCCGCTGA
- a CDS encoding 2Fe-2S iron-sulfur cluster-binding protein, translating into MAEDPGPPDSFVVELARSGRQVRVAADTTILQALLAVEPVDFQCLRGECGTCVQRVVAGTPAHRDTVLSPRAKAANKRIAICVSRSRTPVLVLDL; encoded by the coding sequence GTGGCTGAGGACCCCGGACCGCCGGATTCGTTCGTCGTCGAACTCGCCCGCAGCGGCCGGCAGGTGCGCGTGGCGGCCGACACCACGATCCTGCAGGCCCTGCTCGCGGTGGAACCGGTCGACTTCCAGTGCCTGCGCGGTGAGTGCGGCACGTGCGTCCAGCGCGTCGTCGCGGGCACCCCCGCGCATCGCGACACCGTCCTCAGCCCCCGCGCGAAGGCGGCGAACAAGCGGATCGCCATCTGCGTGAGCCGGTCACGGACGCCCGTCCTGGTGCTCGACCTGTGA
- a CDS encoding VOC family protein: MSAPAVSLSFASVFAADIVGLADYYRDVFGLAAVAGLDSPHFRGLWVGPVVLGFSAHTAYDLLALEPPSHGRDGVVSFLTFECATEPEVATRFATAVSRGGTAVQEPHRTYYGAWQAVVRDPEGNVFRINHLPLAPG, from the coding sequence CTGAGCGCGCCGGCCGTCTCGCTGTCGTTCGCGAGCGTCTTCGCCGCAGACATCGTCGGTCTCGCCGACTACTACCGGGACGTCTTCGGGCTCGCGGCGGTCGCCGGCCTCGACTCACCGCACTTCCGCGGGTTGTGGGTGGGCCCGGTCGTGCTCGGCTTCAGCGCCCACACGGCGTACGACTTGCTCGCCCTCGAACCGCCGTCCCACGGCCGTGACGGCGTGGTGTCGTTCCTGACCTTCGAGTGCGCGACCGAACCGGAGGTCGCGACCCGCTTCGCGACGGCGGTGAGTCGCGGTGGGACGGCCGTCCAGGAGCCGCACCGGACCTACTATGGGGCGTGGCAGGCGGTCGTCCGGGATCCCGAGGGAAACGTGTTCCGGATCAACCACCTCCCTCTCGCACCGGGCTGA
- a CDS encoding sugar ABC transporter ATP-binding protein — protein sequence MSAALATTVEPEVPALAVHGLGMAFPGVRALHDVSLEVAPGQVHALLGENGAGKSTLIKIVTGVQRPHAGTVTIAGRPLRTFTPRAAQHLGVRVVHQERQIAPDLSVAHNILMDDLPGGFGVVRGRRLVARAQEELDRLDIAISAARPAAGLTAAEQQLVELVRAVHRRAPLVIMDEPTASLRRGEVDVLFAVIRALRREGTALLYISHHLHEVFEIADVATVLRNGARVGHFRVADTTPDELVGAMFDRSVAHVRLPRPERDTSHVAARATAVARPPVLAPTDVPVHRGEIVALCGGAGSGASDLATILAGAQAPTSGRLELGDGPGGDRVRGRSRAARAGVGFVPADRKADALLLDRPIVENVILSRRGRGTALYRPRAVLRLVRDALRRGRVKADDPRRTVATLSGGNQQRVVLARWLLAGCRLLVLDQPTAGVDIASKFEIYQQLLDLAADGLAILFVSSDYEEISCLADRVLVMRDGVVTAELDGATATPDLLYQLEMGQQPPQSTKGTA from the coding sequence GTGAGCGCCGCCCTGGCGACGACCGTCGAGCCCGAGGTACCGGCCCTGGCCGTCCACGGCCTCGGCATGGCGTTCCCCGGCGTGCGTGCGCTGCACGACGTCAGCCTGGAGGTCGCGCCCGGCCAGGTGCACGCCCTGCTCGGGGAGAACGGCGCTGGCAAGTCGACGCTGATCAAGATCGTGACGGGCGTGCAGCGCCCGCACGCCGGCACGGTCACCATCGCCGGTCGACCGCTGCGCACGTTCACGCCGCGGGCGGCGCAGCACCTCGGCGTACGCGTCGTGCACCAGGAGCGGCAGATCGCCCCCGACCTCTCGGTCGCCCACAACATCCTGATGGACGACCTCCCGGGTGGGTTCGGCGTCGTACGCGGCCGGCGTCTCGTCGCCCGGGCACAGGAGGAGCTGGACCGGCTCGACATCGCCATCTCCGCCGCTCGCCCGGCGGCCGGGCTCACCGCCGCCGAGCAGCAGCTCGTCGAGCTGGTGCGGGCCGTCCACCGCCGCGCGCCCCTCGTCATCATGGACGAGCCGACCGCGTCGCTGCGCCGCGGCGAGGTCGACGTCCTCTTCGCGGTGATCCGCGCCCTCCGGCGCGAGGGGACGGCGCTGCTCTACATCTCGCACCACCTGCACGAGGTGTTCGAGATCGCCGACGTCGCGACGGTGCTGCGCAACGGTGCCCGGGTCGGGCACTTCCGCGTCGCCGACACCACGCCCGACGAGCTCGTCGGCGCGATGTTCGACCGCAGCGTCGCGCACGTCCGGCTGCCGCGGCCCGAACGCGACACCAGCCACGTCGCCGCGCGGGCCACGGCGGTCGCGCGGCCGCCGGTGCTCGCCCCGACCGACGTCCCAGTGCATCGCGGCGAGATCGTCGCGCTGTGCGGCGGGGCGGGCTCCGGGGCCTCGGACCTGGCCACGATCCTGGCGGGCGCGCAGGCGCCCACCTCGGGGCGACTGGAGCTGGGCGACGGGCCGGGGGGCGACCGCGTCCGCGGCCGCAGCCGGGCGGCGCGGGCCGGGGTCGGCTTCGTCCCGGCCGACCGCAAGGCCGACGCCCTGCTGCTGGACCGCCCGATCGTGGAGAACGTCATCCTGTCGCGGCGCGGCCGGGGCACCGCCCTCTACCGTCCACGCGCCGTGCTGCGGCTGGTGCGCGATGCGCTGCGACGCGGCCGGGTCAAGGCCGACGATCCGCGCCGCACGGTCGCCACCCTGAGCGGCGGAAACCAGCAGCGCGTCGTCCTCGCGCGATGGCTGCTCGCCGGTTGCCGGCTGCTCGTGCTGGACCAACCGACCGCCGGCGTCGACATCGCCTCGAAGTTCGAGATCTACCAGCAGCTGCTCGACCTTGCCGCGGACGGCCTGGCGATCCTGTTCGTGTCGAGTGACTACGAGGAGATCAGCTGCCTTGCCGATCGTGTGCTGGTCATGCGCGACGGCGTGGTGACGGCCGAGCTCGACGGCGCGACGGCCACGCCCGACCTGCTGTACCAGCTCGAGATGGGCCAGCAGCCGCCCCAGTCCACGAAAGGCACGGCATGA
- a CDS encoding ABC transporter permease gives MTETRSPVALAKPAAAPAAGADPARRPRTRRQSTTITFVRTAIPLVLAVAALSLYSNSRNPEFLTWNNYDNILSQVSVLGILAAGQTFLIIGGQLDLSVGSMVSFVAVVAATLFDDGWSTPAVLAVCLGMSTAVGVLYGLIVAYLRVPPFILTLGGLSVFASAALILSDNHPISVLSGLETLGFGEWHGVRAPALTLLLVLVATGLLLHFTRFGRNTFALGSSPQASFFAGLPSRRLTVELFALNGVLTGLAGLVMMARLASGDPHSGEGLELNTIAVTVLGGAALAGGRGNMIGTFLGTMVYGTVSAALTFLQVPGAYQSLVSGGILIFAVLATAAADLRAGRVATGAGLGGAVSGVLGRVLTRPGRSSAARTDAGADPG, from the coding sequence ATGACCGAGACCCGCTCCCCCGTCGCCCTGGCCAAGCCCGCCGCGGCGCCTGCCGCCGGTGCGGACCCGGCACGCCGGCCCCGTACCCGGCGCCAGTCGACCACGATCACCTTCGTCCGGACGGCGATCCCCCTCGTCCTCGCCGTCGCCGCGCTGTCGCTCTACTCCAACAGTCGCAACCCCGAGTTCCTCACCTGGAACAACTACGACAACATCCTGTCGCAGGTCTCGGTCCTGGGGATCCTGGCCGCGGGCCAGACGTTCCTGATCATCGGCGGCCAGCTCGACCTGTCGGTCGGCAGCATGGTCTCGTTCGTGGCGGTCGTCGCGGCGACGCTATTCGACGACGGCTGGTCGACACCGGCCGTGCTCGCCGTCTGCCTCGGCATGTCGACCGCCGTCGGCGTCCTTTACGGTCTGATCGTCGCCTACCTGCGGGTGCCGCCGTTCATCCTCACGCTCGGTGGGCTGAGCGTCTTCGCGTCGGCTGCGCTCATCCTCTCCGACAATCACCCCATCAGCGTGCTGTCCGGGCTGGAGACCCTGGGTTTCGGCGAGTGGCACGGTGTGCGGGCCCCCGCGCTGACCCTGCTGCTCGTCCTCGTGGCCACCGGGCTGCTGCTGCACTTCACGCGCTTCGGCCGCAACACCTTCGCGCTCGGGTCGTCGCCGCAGGCGTCGTTCTTCGCCGGCCTGCCCTCGCGACGGCTGACCGTCGAGCTGTTCGCGCTCAACGGCGTGCTGACGGGCCTTGCCGGGCTCGTGATGATGGCGCGGCTCGCCTCCGGCGACCCGCACTCGGGCGAGGGCCTCGAGCTCAACACCATCGCCGTGACCGTGCTCGGCGGCGCGGCCCTCGCTGGCGGCCGCGGCAACATGATCGGCACCTTCCTCGGCACGATGGTCTACGGCACGGTCAGCGCCGCACTCACCTTCCTGCAGGTGCCCGGTGCCTACCAGAGCCTGGTGTCCGGCGGCATCCTCATCTTCGCCGTGCTCGCCACCGCCGCCGCCGACCTGCGGGCCGGCCGGGTCGCGACCGGCGCCGGTCTCGGCGGCGCGGTCTCCGGCGTGCTCGGCCGCGTGCTCACCCGTCCTGGCCGGTCATCGGCCGCGAGGACCGACGCCGGGGCCGACCCCGGCTGA
- a CDS encoding sugar ABC transporter substrate-binding protein, giving the protein MSRRPSPHPGSVTPTAALTDLEPDRRTFLRGIGGVAALLAVGGAATACSSSSDSSGSTSSGSGGAGGNAGAGKTIGISLNGINAYSTYVAEGVMAALAGTKYKVVGVQNNFNSTTELSNIQNLLTQGIDGLVVLPADATTIGKAAQLCSQQGVPVGNALWPGKSAADKYYTGVADLDSVAGGKLIGEYLKKNAKPGKVIVVQGIVGQGFSEKIDEGLNASLAGSGFTVAVRQQAFFDRNKATGVVESGLQAHPDTTAIVAYSASMSDGIASYLKSKKITDLTHVSSDGDDELFTWLGTPYLQANRYYSAAQTGSAVAKAVRAKIEGGSATFDNPITQAMITKSTATAAVKANPYRYKTYAGKVKF; this is encoded by the coding sequence ATGTCCCGCCGCCCGTCACCGCACCCCGGTTCCGTCACGCCGACCGCCGCGCTCACCGACCTCGAACCCGACCGACGCACCTTCCTGCGCGGTATCGGCGGCGTCGCCGCCCTCCTCGCCGTCGGGGGTGCCGCGACCGCCTGCTCCTCGTCGTCGGACTCCTCGGGGTCGACGTCGTCGGGCTCGGGCGGCGCGGGTGGGAACGCGGGTGCCGGCAAGACGATCGGCATCTCCCTCAACGGCATCAACGCCTACTCCACCTATGTGGCGGAGGGTGTGATGGCCGCGCTCGCCGGGACGAAGTACAAGGTCGTCGGCGTGCAGAACAACTTCAACTCCACCACGGAGCTGTCGAACATCCAGAACCTGCTCACGCAGGGCATCGACGGGCTGGTCGTGCTGCCCGCCGACGCGACCACGATCGGCAAGGCGGCGCAGCTGTGCTCGCAGCAGGGAGTTCCCGTCGGCAACGCGTTGTGGCCGGGCAAGAGCGCCGCCGACAAGTACTACACCGGCGTCGCCGACCTCGACTCCGTCGCGGGCGGCAAGCTGATCGGTGAGTACCTCAAGAAGAACGCCAAGCCGGGCAAGGTCATCGTCGTGCAGGGCATCGTCGGGCAGGGCTTCTCGGAGAAGATCGACGAGGGACTGAACGCCTCGCTCGCCGGCAGCGGCTTCACGGTCGCGGTGCGGCAGCAGGCGTTCTTCGACCGCAACAAGGCGACCGGCGTGGTGGAGTCCGGCCTGCAGGCCCACCCGGACACCACCGCGATCGTGGCGTACTCCGCGTCGATGTCCGACGGCATCGCCTCGTATCTCAAGTCGAAGAAGATCACCGACCTCACGCACGTCTCGAGCGACGGCGACGACGAGCTGTTCACCTGGCTCGGCACGCCCTACCTGCAGGCGAACCGCTACTACTCGGCGGCGCAGACCGGATCGGCCGTGGCCAAGGCGGTCCGCGCCAAGATCGAGGGCGGCTCGGCGACGTTCGACAACCCCATCACCCAGGCGATGATCACCAAGTCGACGGCGACGGCGGCCGTGAAGGCCAACCCGTACCGCTACAAGACCTACGCCGGCAAGGTGAAGTTCTGA
- a CDS encoding isopenicillin N synthase family dioxygenase — MGQQPTNGDSGPQDHGEPVVPVIDIGALVAGDAAGTATAVAQIDHACREIGFFQITGHGVDPELVETMYTTSRRFFDLPLPAKRGVAQPNPETIRGYCAVGEQSFAYSDGIETPRDLHEKFDVGPVDVPADDPYYAPEHAGAHFLPNQWPAEPSGMEQVWTDYFHAMNDLCRLLMSAFARALDLPADFFADKIDKDISMLRAINYPHSDQPPLPGQLRAGAHTDYGSLTIVRQEEAPGGLQVFTQDGDWLRVPVVPGAFVVNIGDLMAQWTNDLWISTRHRVANPPAGTGDTRRMSLVFFHQPNYDAMVECLPSCLSAGEQPRYEPIASGDHLMNKFVKTISVEPAAGLASTVTPAGAGG; from the coding sequence ATGGGGCAACAGCCGACGAACGGCGACAGCGGCCCGCAGGACCACGGCGAGCCGGTGGTGCCCGTCATCGACATCGGGGCACTCGTCGCGGGCGACGCCGCCGGAACCGCGACGGCCGTGGCGCAGATCGACCACGCCTGCCGCGAGATCGGCTTCTTCCAGATCACCGGGCACGGCGTGGACCCCGAGCTCGTCGAGACGATGTACACGACGTCGCGCCGGTTCTTCGACCTGCCGCTGCCCGCCAAGCGCGGCGTGGCCCAGCCCAACCCGGAGACCATTCGCGGCTACTGCGCCGTCGGCGAGCAGTCGTTCGCGTACAGCGACGGCATCGAGACACCGCGCGACCTGCACGAGAAGTTCGACGTCGGCCCGGTGGACGTCCCGGCCGACGACCCCTACTACGCGCCCGAGCACGCCGGCGCGCACTTCCTGCCCAACCAGTGGCCGGCCGAGCCGAGCGGCATGGAGCAGGTGTGGACCGACTACTTCCACGCCATGAACGACCTCTGCCGGCTCCTCATGAGCGCCTTCGCGAGAGCGCTGGACCTGCCCGCCGACTTCTTCGCCGACAAGATCGACAAGGACATCAGCATGCTGCGGGCGATCAACTACCCGCACAGCGACCAGCCCCCGCTGCCGGGCCAGCTGCGTGCCGGTGCGCACACCGACTACGGCAGCCTCACCATCGTGCGCCAGGAGGAGGCGCCGGGCGGCCTGCAGGTGTTCACGCAGGACGGTGACTGGCTGCGCGTCCCCGTCGTCCCCGGCGCGTTCGTGGTGAACATCGGCGACCTCATGGCGCAGTGGACCAACGACCTGTGGATCTCGACCCGGCACCGGGTCGCGAACCCGCCGGCCGGCACCGGCGACACGCGCCGCATGTCGCTCGTCTTCTTCCACCAGCCGAACTACGACGCGATGGTCGAGTGCCTGCCGAGCTGCCTCTCTGCCGGCGAGCAGCCGCGTTACGAGCCGATCGCGTCCGGCGACCACCTGATGAACAAGTTCGTCAAGACGATCTCGGTCGAGCCCGCCGCCGGTCTGGCCTCGACCGTGACCCCCGCAGGTGCCGGTGGCTGA